Below is a window of Tolypothrix bouteillei VB521301 DNA.
ATTTAGCGAGTATTCCATCACGAATTGGTGAATCCAAGGAGGTAGGAAATGGTGTGCTGACACTAGAAGTTCCATCCATATCAGATGAGGTTCATCAAGTAGAACGAAACTTAAGATTGATTGAACAAGCAGGGTTTGAAGTACAAGACCGCAGTCTTTGCATCCATATTTCAGAAACAGCGCAACAAGAAGCTTTATCTCTTATGTTAGGGACCGGGAACTGGGGGCTAACGACTGGGAAACAAAACTTTTCCCAATCTCCAGCCCCGAATTACCTCCTCCTCAATCCCTGGACAAGTTGCCAATCCCGAAATTATGATTCTCAACGCTTTGCACTTGCTGCACGTCAGCTTGCAGAAGTGACACAAATGCCTGCGATCGTGACAGGTGTAGACAAAGATCGTCCCAAAAGTGGGTTATTGCTCGAAGTATTGGGCGATCGCGCAATTGATTTGATTGGCAAAACAACATTACCTCAACTAGCAGCACTCATTGCCAACGCCAAGTTAGTACTGACCAATAACACCTCAACAATGCACATCGCTGATGCAACTCGCACGCCAACAGTTGTGATGTTTGCAGGAACTGAACTTGAGTCACAGTGGGAACCTCGTAACGGTACATCCCGCTTGCTTCGCCGTCCCACTCCGTGTAGTCCGTGCTATGCCTTTACGTGTCCTTACAATCTCGAATGCCTTGATATCCCACCAGAGGAAGTCGTTTCTACAGGGTTGAAATTGATAGAAATTGCTAATGGCTAATGGCTAATGGCTAATGGCTGATTGCTAATGGCTAACAACTAACAAATAACAACTTACAACTCACAATGATTGCTATTATTGCTGGCAGTTATCAACCCGAACGCTGTGGTGTGGCTCACTACACTGCTTGTTTGCGAAATGCCCTTCATAAGTTAGATGTTCAATCTGTTGTCCTCACAACTCATGCTGCTGCAAAAGAAGCTAGCGAACCTGAAGTTAAGGGGGTAGTTAATGATTGGCAATTAACAGATTTGTTGGTGTTAGTGCGATCGCTACACGCAATAAATGCTGATATTTTGCACATTCAACACGCAGCAGGTACATACGGTTTTGAACGTTCGATCTTTCTGTTGCCATTACTTTTGAAAGCTACTGGATATCGCAAATCAATTGTAACAACTGTCCATGAATACGGCTGGTGGGAGTGGCAACCCAAAGGGATACCGCCACAATTTTTAGAATGGTTAAAGATGTGGGGACAGCAACATGGTTGGTGGGATAGGGAAGATGGATTTTTACTCACTTTAAGTGATGCGCTGATTGTCACCAATGCTGAAGCAGAAGCAGTCATTCACAAACGGCTACCACAATTACACGATCGTGTATCAAGTATTCCCATTGCTGCTAACGTCGATGTTTACCCTATCGATCGCAGTACGGCACAGCAAATTATTCGTGAGAAATATAATTTTACAATTGATAACGTTATTATTGCTTTCTTTGGTTTTCTCCACCCAGTTAAAGGCATAGAAACACTTTTACCAGCATTTCAAAAAGCTCTTGAAACTCATCCACAAGCACGACTGTTACTGATAGGTGGTGTAGAAAGTTTAGCTTTGCGAGGCGATGAAGCAAAGCGTTATTGGGATAAACTCCACGCCCTTGTTGCGGAACTAAATTTAAATACTAAAGTCTATCTTACAGGCTATTTAGATGCTGAAAGCGCCTCTAAATACCTTTCTGCATGTGATATTGGAGTGCTTCCTTTTAATCATGGCATGACTGTGAAAAGCGGTTCGCTTCTCACTTTATTGGCTCATGGTTTGCCAGTCATTGCCACCCAACATCCCACTCCTCTCCCTGACCAGCATCCAGTATACCTCGTTCCTCCACGCAATATTGATGCTTTGGCAAATGCTCTTTGTCAGTTGCTAAACCATCCTGAAAAACGCCATCATCTCGGTAATATCGGTCGTGCTTTTATTCAAAACTTCACGTGGCATAATATTGCGCGATCGCATCTAAATATTTATCAAAACTTGCTAAAATTTTAAATGAAAACGTTTTTAAACTACATGAATGAAGCACAAGAAAAATTACAGATTATAGATGAACAGATTGAAGAGCGGGTACAGGCAATTCCTACAGAGCATAGCTGGTGGCTGTGCCGGAGAGGTTGTGATGGATGCTGCTGAGAAGTCCGCAAGTCCTCCAGAACTGAGTCCTATAGAATGGGAGCGTATCGATACAGCAGTTGCAGCACTCGATGCAACAGTACGTGCTGAAGTGAAACATAAAATTGATGCACTCCTGGTACAGATTGCAGGGGATACGTTAGGAACATGTGTTGTTTGTCCCTACTTGGATGAGCAGTCTGGCTCTTGTCTTATCTACAATGACCGTCCTATTGTTTGTCGTACTTATGGGTTTTTTGTAGGGCGCAACAGAAATTTCTATTGCAAACAGATTGAAACTGAAGTATCTGCGCGTGGCGATGACATAATATGGGGTAATTTTGAAGCGATCTCCGATCGACTAATGCGGCTTGGTGGAGACTTAATCCCTTTTGAAGTGCATTATCAAAACTTGATTTTGTAAAGCACATAATGTATTGATGCCGTATAAACAGTCACAGCTAAATAAGGGAGCATCCCAATGAGTGAAAAAACAAGTTTGCGATTGAAATCGCGGCTATACAAACGAAACCTGCCTACGCAGGTTATTTTTTAAGAAAGTCCACGTAGGTTGGCTTTGTTTGTATAGCCCGAGAATTCTATTCTGAGGGTAATCGGCGCTCTTTGGGATGCGCCTCTTTCCTGTCTTTTAAAAGACCAAATTTGAGAAAATTTAAATTTTGCAAATATTATTTACAATTAGTAGTTTTTTAACTAAAAGAAATACTAAAGTCTTTATTTCACTTCTTCTGAGCTAGCTTATTAGAAATAAGAATTTTCTTATATAGCAATAGTTAAAAGCAGTCAAGCCTGTATGATGAAAAACACTCTTGTCAAGAAGAAAGTTTATCGTATATCTTTTTGCAATCAGGCGGCATAATACCCCTTGATTGATAGATTACCCAATTTAATTACAGGAAGTCAAAAATGACTGCTTTTTCTCGTCCTTCAGTGTTGCAAAAGACTCTAAATGTTACACTGTCCAAGCCCGTACAGGTAACGCTTTATATGCTGCTATCCACTCTTACAATCTGGACTGTGTTCTTCTCCACCTATCCTGCGGCTCACAACACAACACACTCGGTACGCCATCACACTTTAGGCGTTGCATGTCACTAAATTATTAGAATTCTATTATTTTTTAGGTGTATTTAGGCTTTACTCAGATACCTAACAAAGTAATGGTGCTAAAAGGCACAAAATCCGTGCTTGTGTTTGAGGTAGAGGTAATTTTAAGTGATGTAGAAATGCTTTATGTCCTTTCTCTACATCACCTTACTTTGATGGCGTATAATGTCCAATTTCTATCACCAAGTTGCGTTTATACATCATGCTCTCTCCCTTATCATCCTTGTCAAAATCTCAGTCGCACTCACGTACAAAATTTTTGCACTTTCTATAAGGTTCTATGAAAAAGTATCGCCTGTTTGGGGTTATTAGCGGTGTTTGCATCGTACTGTCAATTCTCTATTCCTTTGCAGGAGTTTCTCAAACTCCTGCACCTAAAGTGCTACTGACTACCAACCCACCCCTAGAACATATCGTTCCTTTTGAAGCAGAAGCACAAAGAGAACAATCTCCTGTTACTTTGACATTACAGGCTGTGGATGCTACAGGTAAACCTTTAGAAAATGCTCTCATTGGCTTGGAAATTCTGACGCCGCCGACAAATCCCTTATTGACAACGGATTTTCCAATAGTTGAGGGTACAAAATTGTTGCAAATGGAAGCAGCCACACCTAAGGGTCAGCTAGAAATTCAACAGATTTTCCCCATTCGTGGAAATTACCAATTGCAGGTGAATGTATCACCTTTAGTCGCCAATGCTTTTACTCCCTACAAGCAAACCTTAAATCTAAATGTTCGGGAAAATCCAGTTAAATATAAATATTTTGCTATCGTTGCAGCGATTTTAGTGTCAGTTGGATTATTGGGCGGTTGGGTTATTGGCGGACAAGAACAACTGCGACAAGGGGAGATTGCACCGCAGTCAGTGCGTTTGTTGTTAAGTGGATTGACTGCGATCGCCATCGCAACTCTATTGTTTATTAATATTAGTGCAGAAATTGCAGAAGCCCATGGCAGTGGGCACAATAGCGGTACAGAAGCTATTGCACCATCAGTTCAGCAATCTCAAGGTGTGGAAGTCCACCTTGAGGGAGATAAAAATGCGACTGTTGGAAAACTTGCTCATTTAACGTTACAGGTAAAGGACACCGCGACAGGACAACCTATCAAAGATGTAGCCTTACACGTAAAGGCGATCGCTCTAGAACACGGCTTAACAGTTTTTAGCTACAAAGGTATTTCTAACTCTCAAGGCAAATTAACATGGCACGAACAATTTTTTGATGGTTCACCCCATAAAATCGAGGTGGAGGCAACTTCCCTAAGCGGCTCTAAGCGTCAAATTACGCCAGTGACAGTGGCTCAGTCAGTTGAAGTAGAGGGGATTGCACCGCCAATGTATGTTCGCTTGCTTGGCTTATTCTACTTTACAGCTTTCACAGGCATTGGTATGGCGATTGGATTGCTAATACAGTCAAAGCTCAAGCCACCAGCAAGGTCAAGTTTATCTCATTAGCCTTTCTATCAAGCGGCTTATGAACCAAAAAACATGATTGGAAACAGCAGGCAGTATTTACAATCGGGCAATTGGGAGTCTAACCGTTTGACGAATCTAAATGTTCTACCAAAAAACGATACAGGTTGAGAAGATGACTGTCAGCCAAGCTGTAATAGACGTTTCGACCTTCCCGACGGTAGTTAACTAAATGCATAGCTTTTAACAATCGCAGTTGATGGCAAACAGCTGATTCTGTCATTTTTGTTAATGCTGCTAGATCGCAAACACACAACTCTTGGGAAGCCAAAGCTGATAGAAGGCGCAGGCGGTTTGTATCTGCTAGCACTCCAAAAATCTCTGACATCTGTTGTGCCTTGTCTGTTGGCAGGATTTGTACTTTTGAGGAGCATACACGATCTAGATGTACTACGTGAGCGTCACAGATTGGTGCATCCAAATGAGTCAGTTGCTCCAAGTCTTGCTTTGTTTTGTGCTTATTCATGGTGTCTTTGGTAAAAAATAGTTTTCAATTTTAATAGTACCTAAACTTATTGCTGTTGTACAATTGAGCATTTGTTCAATTATTTAAGTTAGAATATTGGCAATTCACTTTGTAGTTCTTTCTCTAAAGCTGCCATGACTCAAACACCTGCCCTAAGGACTCAGCTTTTACAGGTTGATGGTATGGACTGTGGAAGTTGTGCTAAGACCGTTGAAGCTAGCTTGCATTCATTACGCGGTGTGACGGAAGCAACTGTTAGTTTTGCAACCAGACGAGTTAAAGTATCCTATAAGCCGGATATCTTGAATGAAGTTGAAATTATCAATCGTATAACTGCTCTAGGTTACACCGTTGAGGTGGCACCTGCTAAAAAGCTACAGGCACAAATCAGTGGGATGGATTGTGGCAGCTGTGCCAAAACAGTTGAAGTTGGATTGCAACAGATGCCAGGTGTAAAAGATGTATCAGTTAACTTTGCCACAGAAAGATTGCAACTATCCTATGACCCCAAACTGGTAAACGAGGCAGCAATACATGAAAGAATTAAAGGTCTGGGATACATGGTAGAGGAGAGCCTTGAATCTGGTGAGGGTCATCACACCCACGACAATTGCCACCACCACAATAGTGACCGAGAACACGATCGCGATCGCGCTCATCCAATCCCTCAGCCTCCTCAAAATCCTGCTCCAACAACCTGGAAATTCTGGATTGCTAACCGCCGGGGACAGAGCGTAATTTTAGCAGGAGTGGGATTAGTTCTGGGGTTACTTGCTCAATATTTAGCGCTACCCGTTTGGATAGCACGAGCTTTCTATGGCACTGGCATTATAGTGACTGGATATCCTATTGCACGAGCAGGTTTGTTTGAGTTGCGCTTGCGCCGCGCTGACATGAATCTACTGATGACCATTTCAGTGATTGGAGCAATGATTTTAGGGGATTGGTTTGAAGGGGCGCTCGTCCTATTTTTGTTCTCGTTAGGGACAACACTGCAAATTTTTACCTTTGGTCGTACCCGCAATGCTATTAGCGCTCTCATGGATTTAGCTCCATCGACTGCTACTGTTAAGCGGGACAATAAAGAAGTCACTGTAACTGTTGAAAACGTTCAGATAGGTGAAATTTTAACCATCCGACCGGGACAGCGCGTGGCGTTAGATGGCATAGTCGTTTCTGGTACAAGCGCCATTGACCAATCCCCAATTACAGGAGAGTCAATTCCAGTTGATATTGCTCCTGGCGATACTGTGTATGCCGGAACATTAAATCGAGCGGGTTTTTTAGAAGTTCAAGTCACTCATACATCTCATGATACGACCTTTGCCAAAATTCTTCATTTGGTAGAAGAAGCCCAAGGAAGCCGCGCTCCTACACAGCAATGGGTAGATCGGTTTGCAGAAGTTTACACTCCAATTGTAATTTTGATAGCGATCGCCATTGCCCTGATTCCACCATTAGCATTTGCCCAATCTTTTAACGTTTGGCTCTATCGGTCACTTGTAATGTTGGTCATAGCCTGTCCTTGTGCCTTGGTAATTTCTACCCCTGTTTCGATTGTTAGCGCTATTGGTGCTGCCAGTCGTCAAGGAGTCTTATTCAAAGGTGGTCATGCACTGGAAACTGCCGGACATCTGACAACTCTTGCCTTTGATAAAACTGGCACCCTTACGCAAGGTTTACCTGTTGTGCAGAAAGTTTACGATCTTGAAACAGTCGATACAAATACAGTGCTACGGATTGCAGCTTCCCTCGAACAACTCTCAGAACATCCATTAGCAAAGGCAATCGTGGCAAAGGCTAGCTTGGAAGGGATAGACTTAGAAATACCGCTTAACTTCAAAGCCTTACCGGGCAAAGGAATTCAGGCAAGTTTTGGCGGACTGTTATACTTTGTTGGCAATCGACGGTTGTTCGCAGACTCTGGTATTGGTTTGTCCAGTCAAGCAGAATCTCTGTTAGCTGAGATCGAACAGTGCGGTCAAACCCCAGTGCTGGTGGGAACAACGCAAGGATTGTTAGGAGCGATCGCTCTTTCGGATGGACTGCGGTTGGAAACAACAGAGGCGGTACGACAGCTCAAGCGCGTTGGACTAAAACGGTTGGTCATGCTAACAGGCGATCGCACGGCTGTTGCCAAGCAGATTGCCCAACAAGTAGGTATTGCAGAGTATCGAGCAGAGTTGTTACCCGAAAACAAGCTTCAAGCAATTGAACAATTGCGTCAAAAAGGAGTGGTAGGTATGGTTGGAGACGGTATTAACGATGCGCCAGCCTTAGCTGCTGCAGATATTAGTTTTGCAGTTGGTGGAATCGACGTTGCTTTGGAGACAGCAGATGTCGTGCTAGTGGGAAGTGACTTGAGACGGTTGGCTTATGCAGTGGAATTAAGCCGCAAAACTGTATCTGTGATTCAACAAAATGTTGTCTTTTCTTTGGTAACAAAGGTATTGTTTTTATTGTTAGGGACTTTTGGTTTTGTTGGGCTGGCGATC
It encodes the following:
- a CDS encoding glycosyltransferase family 9 protein; protein product: MNFTDKLNKSDIDVDPLQGGVQKSKLQEWRKILVMRLDNIGDVIMTSPALRAIKENLPQCHLTLMASPGGALAVDLLPWVDEVLPWRVLWQDLGKLDFDPEREWELVKKLQNGKFDAAIIFTSFSQSPHPAGFLCYLASIPSRIGESKEVGNGVLTLEVPSISDEVHQVERNLRLIEQAGFEVQDRSLCIHISETAQQEALSLMLGTGNWGLTTGKQNFSQSPAPNYLLLNPWTSCQSRNYDSQRFALAARQLAEVTQMPAIVTGVDKDRPKSGLLLEVLGDRAIDLIGKTTLPQLAALIANAKLVLTNNTSTMHIADATRTPTVVMFAGTELESQWEPRNGTSRLLRRPTPCSPCYAFTCPYNLECLDIPPEEVVSTGLKLIEIANG
- a CDS encoding glycosyltransferase; this translates as MIAIIAGSYQPERCGVAHYTACLRNALHKLDVQSVVLTTHAAAKEASEPEVKGVVNDWQLTDLLVLVRSLHAINADILHIQHAAGTYGFERSIFLLPLLLKATGYRKSIVTTVHEYGWWEWQPKGIPPQFLEWLKMWGQQHGWWDREDGFLLTLSDALIVTNAEAEAVIHKRLPQLHDRVSSIPIAANVDVYPIDRSTAQQIIREKYNFTIDNVIIAFFGFLHPVKGIETLLPAFQKALETHPQARLLLIGGVESLALRGDEAKRYWDKLHALVAELNLNTKVYLTGYLDAESASKYLSACDIGVLPFNHGMTVKSGSLLTLLAHGLPVIATQHPTPLPDQHPVYLVPPRNIDALANALCQLLNHPEKRHHLGNIGRAFIQNFTWHNIARSHLNIYQNLLKF
- a CDS encoding YkgJ family cysteine cluster protein; the protein is MDAAEKSASPPELSPIEWERIDTAVAALDATVRAEVKHKIDALLVQIAGDTLGTCVVCPYLDEQSGSCLIYNDRPIVCRTYGFFVGRNRNFYCKQIETEVSARGDDIIWGNFEAISDRLMRLGGDLIPFEVHYQNLIL
- a CDS encoding CbtB domain-containing protein, translating into MTAFSRPSVLQKTLNVTLSKPVQVTLYMLLSTLTIWTVFFSTYPAAHNTTHSVRHHTLGVACH
- a CDS encoding ArsR/SmtB family transcription factor encodes the protein MNKHKTKQDLEQLTHLDAPICDAHVVHLDRVCSSKVQILPTDKAQQMSEIFGVLADTNRLRLLSALASQELCVCDLAALTKMTESAVCHQLRLLKAMHLVNYRREGRNVYYSLADSHLLNLYRFLVEHLDSSNG
- a CDS encoding heavy metal translocating P-type ATPase — its product is MTQTPALRTQLLQVDGMDCGSCAKTVEASLHSLRGVTEATVSFATRRVKVSYKPDILNEVEIINRITALGYTVEVAPAKKLQAQISGMDCGSCAKTVEVGLQQMPGVKDVSVNFATERLQLSYDPKLVNEAAIHERIKGLGYMVEESLESGEGHHTHDNCHHHNSDREHDRDRAHPIPQPPQNPAPTTWKFWIANRRGQSVILAGVGLVLGLLAQYLALPVWIARAFYGTGIIVTGYPIARAGLFELRLRRADMNLLMTISVIGAMILGDWFEGALVLFLFSLGTTLQIFTFGRTRNAISALMDLAPSTATVKRDNKEVTVTVENVQIGEILTIRPGQRVALDGIVVSGTSAIDQSPITGESIPVDIAPGDTVYAGTLNRAGFLEVQVTHTSHDTTFAKILHLVEEAQGSRAPTQQWVDRFAEVYTPIVILIAIAIALIPPLAFAQSFNVWLYRSLVMLVIACPCALVISTPVSIVSAIGAASRQGVLFKGGHALETAGHLTTLAFDKTGTLTQGLPVVQKVYDLETVDTNTVLRIAASLEQLSEHPLAKAIVAKASLEGIDLEIPLNFKALPGKGIQASFGGLLYFVGNRRLFADSGIGLSSQAESLLAEIEQCGQTPVLVGTTQGLLGAIALSDGLRLETTEAVRQLKRVGLKRLVMLTGDRTAVAKQIAQQVGIAEYRAELLPENKLQAIEQLRQKGVVGMVGDGINDAPALAAADISFAVGGIDVALETADVVLVGSDLRRLAYAVELSRKTVSVIQQNVVFSLVTKVLFLLLGTFGFVGLAIAVLADTGTSLLVTANGMRLFRTKRIN